In one window of Gossypium hirsutum isolate 1008001.06 chromosome A01, Gossypium_hirsutum_v2.1, whole genome shotgun sequence DNA:
- the LOC121204513 gene encoding pentatricopeptide repeat-containing protein At2g33680: protein MTSPRYRSCFSELVQCTKQKNLLRGRAVHARIVKDGSACCVYLSNSLVNLYAKCGDLFHAKRVFDNIQDKDVVSWNCLINGYSQQDLTGSSLVMELFQRMQAENVLPNSHTFAGVFTAASSLSDVFSGLQAHTLAIKTDSFSDVFVGSSLLNMYCKSGALAEARKVFDGMPERNSVSWATMISGYAMQRSALEAFEIFKLMRLKDERENEYALSSILSALADPEFLSTGSQIHCLTVKNGLLVFVSVGNALVTMYAKCGSLDDALKTFELSGDKNSITWSAIITGYSQSGDSCKALKLFSNMHLAGIIPSEFTLVGVLNACSDTAAVGEGKQVHGYLLKLGYESQVYIMTALVDMYAKCGSTLDARKGFDYLQEPDMVLWTSMIGGYVQNGENENAMNLYARMRIEGIMPNELTMASILKACSCLAALEQGKQIHACTIKHGFGLEIPIGSALSTMYAKCGSLEDGSIVFRRMPRRDIVSWNAMISGLAQNGHGNEALELFEDMQLEGTEPDYVTFVNILSACSHMGLVKRGRAYFDMMSDKFGIVPRVEHYACMVDMLGRAGKLDEAKEFIESTTIDHGMCLWRILLSACRNFRNYELGAYAGEKLMELGSQESSAYVLLSSIYIALGRLEDVERVRRMMRLRGVNKEPGCSWIELKDGVHVFVVGDQMHPEIKTIREELRILSKQIKDEGYHPPPDSVSANTCNDEELVAAFT, encoded by the coding sequence ATGACTTCGCCTCGATATCGCTCTTGTTTTTCAGAACTTGTTCAATGTACCAAACAGAAAAACCTGTTGCGAGGTCGAGCCGTACACGCTCGAATAGTAAAAGATGGTTCAGCTTGCTGCGTGTACCTTTCGAACAGCCTCGTTAACTTGTACGCCAAATGCGGGGACTTGTTCCACGCCAAACGTGTATTCGATAATATACAAGACAAGGATGTTGTCTCATGGAACTGCCTCATAAATGGGTACTCTCAACAGGATCTGACAGGATCGTCGCTTGTTATGGAACTCTTTCAGCGAATGCAAGCAGAGAATGTCTTGCCTAATTCCCACACCTTTGCGGGCGTTTTCACTGCTGCATCGAGTTTGTCGGATGTTTTTAGTGGGCTGCAAGCTCATACGCTTGCAATTAAAACCGACAGCTTTAGTGATGTCTTCGTCGGGAGCTCTCTTCTGAATATGTACTGTAAATCGGGTGCTTTGGCTGAGGCTCGTAAGGTGTTTGATGGAATGCCGGAAAGGAATTCGGTTTCTTGGGCTACGATGATATCTGGGTACGCAATGCAAAGGTCTGCTTTGGAGGCTTTTGAGATTTTTAAATTAATGCGTCTAAAAGATGAGAGAGAGAATGAGTATGCATTGTCTAGCATCCTTAGTGCACTGGCGGATCCTGAGTTTCTTAGCACCGGTAGTCAAATACATTGCCTCACGGTTAAAAATGGGTTACTGGTGTTTGTATCTGTTGGCAATGCTCTTGTTACCATGTATGCTAAATGTGGGAGCTTGGATGATGCACTTAAGACATTTGAATTATCAGGTGATAAAAATTCGATTACATGGTCGGCTATAATCACTGGTTATTCACAAAGTGGGGATTCCTGTAAGGCTCTCAAGCTTTTCTCGAATATGCATCTTGCCGGGATCATACCTAGTGAGTTTACCCTTGTCGGGGTTCTTAATGCTTGTAGTGATACAGCTGCTGTTGGAGAAGGAAAGCAAGTTCATGGTTACTTGTTGAAATTGGGATATGAATCGCAAGTATACATAATGACAGCTTTGGTTGATATGTATGCAAAATGCGGCAGTACATTAGATGCTCGGAAGGGGTTCGATTATTTACAAGAACCTGATATGGTCTTATGGACTTCCATGATTGGAGGATATGTACAAAATGGGGAGAACGAAAATGCAATGAATTTGTATGCTAGAATGCGGATTGAGGGGATTATGCCCAATGAGCTCACAATGGCTAGTATTCTAAAAGCTTGTTCTTGTCTTGCAGCTTTGGAACAAGGAAAGCAAATCCATGCCTGTACCATTAAGCATGGATTTGGTCTGGAAATCCCAATCGGAAGTGCCCTTTCAACCATGTATGCCAAGTGCGGGAGTCTAGAAGATGGAAGCATTGTCTTTAGGAGGATGCCAAGGAGAGATATAGTGTCATGGAATGCAATGATATCAGGGCTTGCTCAGAATGGGCATGGTAATGAAGCTCTTGAACTTTTCGAGGATATGCAGCTGGAAGGAACCGAGCCAGACTATGTTACATTTGTTAACATTCTTTCAGCTTGTAGTCACATGGGATTGGTGAAAAGAGGTCGGGCTTATTTCGATATGATGTCTGACAAATTTGGAATTGTTCCAAGAGTAGAGCATTATGCTTGCATGGTTGATATGCTGGGCCGTGCAGGAAAGCTCGATGAAGCCAAGGAATTTATTGAATCAACTACCATAGACCATGGCATGTGTCTATGGCGTATTCTATTAAGTGCTTGCCGGAATTTCCGGAACTATGAATTGGGGGCATATGCCGGAGAGAAACTCATGGAGTTGGGCTCTCAAGAATCATCCGCTTATGTGTTATTATCGAGTATCTATATCGCCTTGGGCAGGCTGGAAGATGTGGAGAGAGTCCGGAGGATGATGAGACTTAGAGGAGTAAATAAGGAACCTGGATGCAGCTGGATTGAACTAAAAGACGGTGTTCACGTGTTCGTCGTCGGAGACCAAATGCATCCAGAGATAAAAACGATACGTGAAGAGCTACGAATCTTAAGCAAGCAAATTAAAGATGAAGGTTACCATCCTCCTCCTGATTCAGTTTCTGCAAATACTTGTAATGATGAGGAACTAGTCGCTGCTTTTACGTGA
- the LOC107917982 gene encoding ganglioside-induced differentiation-associated protein 2, whose protein sequence is MSNISSSFTLSQCQQQHLLEKLDVFNVKGRDKRGRNVLLIIGKYFPARMVSSEVLKKYLEETIYPKLGAKPFSVVYVHTDVQKSENFPGISVLRSVYDAIPMNLKNNLEFVYFLHPGLQARLFLATFGRLFFDGGLYSKLKYVSRLDFLWDHVRRLEMKIPDFVHDHDEELEYHPMMDYGLESDHPRVYTEPPSMDPISMYSMRCIA, encoded by the exons ATGAGTAACATCTCATCCTCTTTCACTCTCTCCCAATGTCAACAACAACATCTCTTGGAAAAACTCGATGTCTTCAACGTCAAAGGCAGAGATAAACGCGGTCGTAATGTTCTTCTCATCATCGGCAAATACTTTCCTG CTCGCATGGTTAGTAGTGAGGTTCTGAAGAAGTATTTAGAAGAAACGATTTACCCCAAATTAGGGGCAAAACCGTTCTCGGTGGTGTATGTACATACAGATGTTCAAAAGAGTGAAAATTTTCCTGGAATATCAGTTCTTCGATCAGTCTACGATGCTATTCCGATGAACCTCAAGAACAATCTCGAGTTTGTTTATTTCTTGCATCCTGGATTACAGGCCAGACTTTTCCTTGCCACCTTTGGCCGTTTGTTTTTCGACGGAGG GTTGTATTCTAAACTTAAATACGTGAGTAGGCTTGACTTTCTATGGGACCATGTGAGGAGGTTGGAGATGAAAATACCAGACTTTGTGCATGATCATGATGAAGAGCTGGAGTACCATCCCATGATGGACTATGGGTTAGAGAGCGACCACCCTAGAGTTTACACTGAGCCGCCCTCCATGGATCCTATTTCGATGTACTCTATGAGGTGCATAGCTTAA